A single genomic interval of Methanococcus voltae harbors:
- a CDS encoding selenium-binding protein gives MVFEDTFIITTANQIPGVELYTLGIVSATSKNANVDEIIQALEVLVKEKEGFALIGFTLVYTDNELMGYGTAVKADEGQFVMG, from the coding sequence ATGGTTTTTGAAGATACATTTATAATAACTACTGCCAACCAAATTCCAGGGGTGGAGCTATACACATTAGGCATAGTTTCTGCTACTTCAAAAAATGCAAATGTTGACGAAATTATACAAGCTCTTGAAGTACTTGTAAAAGAGAAAGAAGGATTTGCATTAATCGGATTTACATTGGTATATACAGATAACGAATTGATGGGATACGGAACCGCTGTAAAAGCAGACGAAGGACAGTTCGTAATGGGTTAA
- a CDS encoding archaeosine biosynthesis radical SAM protein RaSEA codes for MMKFINIEEMEKFLKENRARQLRKRREVDPDRAIATWIQDDIFVDQTMGNSFTIILRTKGCKWAYVSGGCTMCSYLMDASPVEITTENIINQFTKALERNLNIKEDATDEEKAENIKSLNKKFKKGFSIKMFTSGSFLDEFEITKDAQKYIFSKIYELREMGYNIKEVAIESRAEFINDEDMKFIRDNLKDINIEIGVGIESFNEQIRNIAIHKGVATETIYKAFEVAKKYNVGMKCYILIKPPFITEQDAINDAIASANKCIELGSSRISFCPASIHKGTIIEMLWKKNQYRPPYLLSLLKIVKDVKKAHPEALVMCDTSGIPSKRGAHNILDCECNSKIKEILGDFTITQDIELLDYENGQYDCCKEKWEEFIKFENNNYVPIGDEKLILNN; via the coding sequence ATGATGAAATTTATTAATATTGAAGAAATGGAAAAATTTTTAAAAGAAAATAGGGCAAGACAATTAAGAAAAAGAAGAGAAGTAGACCCTGATAGAGCAATTGCAACGTGGATACAAGACGATATATTTGTAGACCAAACGATGGGAAACAGTTTTACAATTATCTTGCGAACAAAAGGGTGTAAATGGGCTTACGTGAGCGGTGGCTGTACAATGTGCAGTTATTTAATGGACGCCTCACCTGTCGAAATAACCACGGAAAATATAATAAATCAATTTACAAAAGCTCTTGAAAGAAATTTAAATATTAAGGAAGATGCAACTGATGAAGAAAAAGCTGAAAACATCAAATCACTTAACAAAAAATTCAAAAAAGGGTTTTCAATTAAGATGTTTACGTCAGGAAGCTTTTTAGATGAGTTCGAGATTACAAAGGATGCTCAAAAATACATCTTTAGTAAAATTTATGAATTGAGGGAAATGGGTTATAATATAAAAGAAGTAGCTATTGAATCACGTGCTGAATTTATAAATGATGAAGATATGAAATTTATAAGAGACAATCTTAAAGACATAAATATCGAGATAGGTGTCGGTATCGAGTCATTTAACGAACAAATAAGGAATATAGCGATACATAAAGGTGTTGCAACTGAAACAATCTATAAAGCTTTTGAAGTGGCTAAAAAATACAATGTAGGTATGAAATGCTATATTTTAATAAAACCGCCTTTTATTACAGAGCAAGATGCAATAAACGATGCGATAGCTTCAGCAAACAAATGTATTGAATTAGGTAGTAGTAGAATTTCATTCTGTCCAGCTTCAATTCATAAAGGGACAATTATTGAAATGTTATGGAAAAAGAACCAGTACAGACCGCCATATTTGTTAAGTCTCTTGAAAATAGTAAAAGATGTAAAGAAAGCACATCCTGAAGCTTTGGTAATGTGTGATACATCAGGTATACCTTCAAAAAGAGGAGCTCATAATATATTAGATTGTGAATGTAATTCAAAAATTAAGGAAATTTTAGGTGATTTCACAATTACACAAGATATTGAACTTTTGGATTATGAAAATGGACAATATGATTGTTGTAAAGAAAAATGGGAAGAATTTATTAAATTTGAAAATAATAATTACGTCCCTATTGGCGATGAAAAATTGATATTAAATAATTAA
- the thiM gene encoding hydroxyethylthiazole kinase, with protein sequence MSLNYYEYLKKVREINPLVQSITNYVVMNSTANALLALGASPVMAHAKDELDEMVAIASSLVINIGTLDEYWIPSMKKAVKIATELDKPIIIDPVGAGATKLRTNLALELLDMGNITTLRGNFGEITALLGEHGKTRGVDSAECDSKEALETCLNASKEFNTTVAITGKIDYVANKANNEYFAVKNGHEMLGRITGTGCASTCVIGAFLTVERTPKAVASALSTYGLCAEKAYSEAPYPGSFNVKMYDWLYLTNEDVLKTGMKIEHHKI encoded by the coding sequence ATGAGTTTAAATTATTACGAGTATTTAAAAAAAGTACGGGAAATAAATCCATTGGTTCAAAGTATTACAAATTACGTAGTTATGAACTCCACAGCTAACGCATTACTTGCATTAGGTGCTTCTCCAGTAATGGCACACGCAAAAGATGAATTAGATGAAATGGTTGCGATAGCCAGTAGTTTAGTTATAAACATTGGTACACTCGACGAATATTGGATACCATCTATGAAAAAAGCCGTAAAAATTGCTACTGAATTAGATAAGCCAATAATTATTGACCCAGTAGGTGCAGGAGCTACAAAATTAAGAACAAATCTTGCACTCGAATTATTAGATATGGGCAATATTACAACCCTTAGGGGTAATTTTGGAGAAATAACCGCACTTTTGGGAGAACACGGTAAAACAAGAGGTGTAGATAGTGCAGAATGTGATTCAAAAGAAGCACTTGAAACTTGTTTAAATGCTTCAAAAGAGTTTAATACTACTGTTGCAATCACCGGAAAAATTGATTATGTTGCGAATAAAGCAAATAATGAGTATTTTGCAGTTAAAAACGGTCATGAAATGTTGGGAAGGATTACCGGAACAGGTTGTGCAAGCACTTGTGTAATCGGCGCATTTTTAACCGTTGAAAGAACTCCAAAAGCTGTTGCTTCAGCTTTATCAACATACGGATTATGTGCTGAAAAAGCATATTCTGAAGCTCCGTATCCTGGTAGTTTTAACGTAAAAATGTACGATTGGCTTTATTTGACGAATGAAGACGTATTAAAAACAGGTATGAAAATTGAACATCATAAAATCTAA
- the glnA gene encoding type I glutamate--ammonia ligase produces MTSLEMALEYIKINNVKFLRFQFVDIHGEPKNIAYPVKLGTADGEEELLGVLENGLFFDGSSIEGFVEIEDSDMVLKPDLSTLSVLPWRPSEKSVARIICDVYRKNGKPFEGDPRGCLKRVLGEFKEEFKGEYFVGPEPEFFILKNENGKWVPGDNAGYFDLEPVDEGNDLRRNIVFALENLGFHVEASHHEVADGQHEVDFKYDNAVRTADSVVTFKTTIKTLAKQSGSVATFMPKPFFGINGSGMHCNQSIWLDGKPSFYDENNPYQLSDICLSYIGGILEHTKSLVSITNPTVNSYKRLVPGYEAPVNIAWANSNRSSIIRVPAARGKGTRVEFRAPDPTCNPYLAFTVMLAAGLDGVRKKLIAPEPVEENIFAMSEAQKRDANIASVPSNLCEAIEELKQDKVLKKALGDHIFNKFIEIKTQEWDSYRTAVTDWEFNKYVKF; encoded by the coding sequence ATGACTTCACTTGAGATGGCATTGGAGTACATCAAAATAAACAACGTGAAATTTTTAAGATTTCAATTTGTAGACATACACGGAGAACCTAAAAACATAGCATACCCTGTAAAATTAGGAACAGCAGACGGCGAAGAAGAATTATTGGGCGTTTTAGAAAACGGTCTTTTCTTTGATGGTTCATCAATTGAAGGATTTGTGGAAATTGAAGATTCAGATATGGTTTTAAAACCTGACTTATCAACATTATCAGTTTTACCTTGGAGACCATCTGAAAAATCAGTTGCAAGAATAATCTGTGATGTATACAGGAAAAACGGAAAACCATTCGAAGGAGACCCAAGAGGTTGCTTGAAAAGAGTTTTAGGAGAATTTAAAGAAGAATTCAAAGGGGAGTACTTTGTAGGTCCAGAACCAGAATTCTTTATCTTAAAAAACGAGAATGGCAAATGGGTTCCAGGAGACAATGCAGGATACTTTGATTTAGAACCTGTTGACGAAGGAAACGATTTAAGAAGAAATATCGTATTTGCGTTGGAAAACTTAGGTTTCCACGTTGAAGCTTCCCACCACGAAGTAGCAGATGGTCAGCACGAAGTTGACTTTAAATACGACAACGCTGTAAGAACAGCGGACAGTGTGGTAACATTTAAAACTACAATTAAAACACTCGCAAAACAAAGCGGTTCAGTTGCTACATTCATGCCTAAACCATTCTTTGGTATTAACGGAAGCGGTATGCACTGTAATCAAAGTATCTGGTTAGACGGTAAACCATCATTCTATGATGAAAACAACCCATACCAGTTAAGCGATATCTGTTTAAGCTACATTGGCGGTATCTTAGAACATACAAAATCACTTGTGTCAATTACAAACCCAACAGTAAACTCATACAAGAGATTAGTACCTGGATACGAAGCACCTGTAAACATTGCGTGGGCAAACAGCAACAGAAGTTCCATTATTAGAGTTCCAGCTGCAAGAGGAAAAGGTACAAGAGTTGAATTCAGAGCTCCTGACCCAACTTGCAACCCATACTTAGCATTTACAGTTATGTTAGCTGCAGGTCTCGACGGTGTGAGAAAGAAATTAATTGCACCTGAACCAGTTGAAGAGAACATCTTTGCAATGTCAGAAGCACAAAAAAGAGATGCAAACATCGCTTCAGTTCCATCAAACTTATGCGAAGCTATTGAAGAATTAAAACAAGACAAAGTACTTAAAAAAGCACTTGGAGACCACATCTTCAATAAGTTCATTGAAATTAAAACACAAGAATGGGATTCATACAGAACTGCTGTCACAGATTGGGAATTCAATAAATACGTGAAATTCTAA
- the endA gene encoding tRNA-intron lyase, producing the protein MAKKKVKKTSSAKLVDDRILVHDRNAISRLNEKRYGELHDNFLSLSLVEGLYLTYKEWIVVSKGNKKDGYTKIDFEELFELVNEINPKLCSKYLVYRDLRTRGYTVRTGLKYGSDFRLYERNNIDEIHSKYLVKVFTEEMPCELSEMTGFVRVAHSVKKQLIVAILDADGSVVYYNMGYLRL; encoded by the coding sequence ATGGCGAAAAAAAAGGTTAAAAAAACCTCATCAGCAAAATTAGTAGATGATAGGATTTTAGTACACGATAGGAACGCAATTTCAAGATTAAATGAAAAACGATACGGAGAATTGCACGACAATTTTTTATCACTATCACTCGTAGAAGGATTATATCTTACATATAAAGAATGGATAGTCGTATCAAAAGGAAATAAAAAAGATGGATATACAAAAATTGATTTTGAGGAATTATTTGAACTTGTAAATGAAATAAATCCTAAATTATGCTCTAAATATCTTGTATACAGGGATTTGAGGACAAGAGGTTATACTGTTAGAACTGGTTTAAAATACGGTTCAGACTTTAGACTCTATGAAAGAAACAACATTGATGAAATACACTCAAAATATCTTGTAAAAGTGTTTACCGAAGAAATGCCTTGCGAACTTTCGGAAATGACTGGATTTGTAAGAGTTGCACATTCTGTTAAGAAACAGCTTATTGTAGCAATATTAGATGCTGATGGAAGTGTAGTTTATTATAATATGGGATATTTAAGACTTTAA
- a CDS encoding NAD(P)/FAD-dependent oxidoreductase produces MKVLIIGTGAAGLTTASTIRKYNSDIEITVLTQENYIAYSPCAIPYVIGKEIKDFESIVMHGPEDYAKKNVEILINSEVVDINADKKTVIYKKINNNKDSNKDNNENSEEETTEIKYDKLVLATGGTPFIPPIDGVNSKGVFKVRTIQDGMDIQNYINENGVKKVVVAGAGAIGMEMAYCLKEIGIDTTVIEMVPQIFPRALDPDMAKIVQDYLEEENASEDAKLNIILEKPVGKIVADKNGAVCGVMVGEDTIEAQMVIMSTGVRSNIALAQKAGCEIGRWAVLTNELMETSVKNVYAVGDCVEVIDAITDGQTLSPFGTTAVRQAKVVGKNIAGMKNAPVSKPVLNSNVTKIGKLEIAGTGMSEIGANMNDIEVITTITKSASRARYYPGGKPIYIKLIVKKYDNRVIGCQAIGEERVAERVDAMSIAISKGITIEELANMEFSYAPPVSMVVDPLFLAAENTLEKIKNQ; encoded by the coding sequence ATGAAAGTTTTAATTATAGGAACTGGTGCAGCAGGCTTAACAACTGCATCTACAATTAGGAAATACAATTCAGACATTGAAATAACCGTATTAACGCAGGAAAACTATATCGCATACTCCCCTTGTGCAATACCATACGTAATTGGCAAAGAGATTAAAGACTTTGAATCAATCGTTATGCACGGTCCGGAAGATTATGCAAAGAAAAACGTAGAAATTCTCATTAATTCTGAAGTAGTTGACATAAATGCTGATAAAAAAACAGTTATTTACAAAAAAATAAATAATAATAAAGATAGTAATAAAGATAATAATGAAAATTCCGAAGAAGAAACCACGGAAATAAAATACGATAAATTAGTTCTTGCAACCGGTGGAACTCCATTTATACCACCAATTGACGGTGTAAACTCTAAAGGTGTATTTAAAGTAAGAACAATCCAAGATGGAATGGATATTCAAAATTATATCAATGAAAACGGCGTTAAAAAGGTTGTGGTGGCTGGTGCTGGTGCTATCGGTATGGAAATGGCGTACTGTTTAAAAGAAATCGGTATCGATACAACAGTTATAGAAATGGTTCCTCAAATATTCCCAAGAGCATTAGACCCAGATATGGCAAAAATCGTTCAGGATTATCTTGAAGAGGAAAACGCTTCCGAGGATGCTAAATTAAATATCATACTCGAAAAACCAGTCGGTAAAATCGTAGCAGACAAAAATGGCGCTGTTTGTGGTGTAATGGTTGGCGAAGATACAATCGAAGCACAAATGGTAATTATGTCAACCGGTGTAAGGTCAAATATTGCACTTGCTCAAAAAGCAGGCTGTGAAATTGGCAGATGGGCAGTTTTAACAAACGAACTTATGGAAACAAGTGTTAAAAACGTCTATGCAGTAGGGGACTGTGTGGAAGTAATTGATGCTATAACCGATGGGCAAACACTTTCACCATTTGGTACTACCGCAGTTAGGCAAGCTAAAGTCGTTGGTAAAAATATCGCAGGTATGAAAAACGCACCAGTTTCAAAACCAGTTTTAAACAGTAATGTAACTAAAATCGGTAAGTTAGAAATTGCAGGAACTGGTATGTCTGAAATCGGGGCAAATATGAATGATATTGAAGTAATTACAACAATTACAAAGTCAGCATCTCGAGCAAGGTACTACCCCGGTGGAAAACCAATATATATTAAATTAATCGTTAAAAAATATGATAACAGAGTAATTGGTTGTCAGGCAATCGGTGAAGAACGTGTCGCTGAAAGAGTCGATGCAATGTCTATTGCTATTAGTAAAGGTATAACTATCGAAGAATTGGCAAATATGGAATTTTCATACGCTCCACCAGTTTCTATGGTCGTAGACCCGTTATTCTTAGCAGCAGAGAATACTCTTGAAAAAATTAAAAATCAATAA
- the thiE gene encoding thiamine phosphate synthase, with protein MRFDKKLKLYVITDSRFGKEVEQVKQALEGGATSIQLRLKDVSTRHFLDTAKDLRKLTRDYDALFFVNDRLDIAMASDADGIHVGMDDMPVEYVKEMAPELIIGSSAYNLEEANYGINAGADYLGVGAVYSTNTKLDARYLGVEGLKNISKSVNIPIVAIGGINHQNCEDVLNCDIQGLAVISAILNSNNIVNSSKEMRNIIDKYI; from the coding sequence ATGAGATTTGATAAAAAACTAAAATTATATGTGATAACAGATAGTCGTTTTGGTAAAGAAGTAGAGCAAGTTAAACAAGCGTTAGAAGGAGGCGCTACTTCGATACAATTGCGATTAAAAGATGTATCTACAAGGCATTTTTTAGATACTGCTAAAGATTTAAGAAAGTTGACAAGAGATTATGATGCTCTCTTTTTTGTAAACGACAGGTTAGATATTGCAATGGCTTCTGACGCTGACGGTATACACGTTGGTATGGATGATATGCCTGTAGAATATGTAAAAGAGATGGCACCAGAGTTAATAATAGGTTCTTCCGCATATAATCTTGAGGAAGCTAATTACGGGATAAATGCAGGTGCTGATTATTTAGGCGTAGGTGCAGTTTATTCAACAAATACCAAGTTAGATGCTCGTTATTTGGGTGTCGAAGGATTGAAAAACATTTCAAAATCAGTTAATATTCCAATTGTGGCGATTGGTGGTATTAATCATCAAAATTGTGAAGATGTGCTTAATTGCGATATTCAAGGACTTGCAGTGATTTCCGCAATTTTAAACTCCAATAATATTGTAAATTCTTCAAAAGAAATGAGAAATATAATTGATAAATATATTTAA
- a CDS encoding beta-class carbonic anhydrase, with amino-acid sequence MGAEAKPKKKLAVITCMDTRLVNFLPEKMGLERGDAKVIKNAGNIITDDVLRSLVVAIYCLDVEKIAIVGHTDCGMAGADIEEIRKEMIKRGVNPYFTPDFEAWMGKMDNEEENVLKGVELIKNHPAIPKDVEVEGLMIDINTGEIKKLI; translated from the coding sequence ATCGGAGCAGAAGCCAAACCGAAAAAGAAATTAGCAGTAATAACTTGTATGGATACAAGACTCGTAAATTTCTTACCTGAAAAAATGGGTTTAGAAAGAGGCGACGCAAAAGTCATCAAAAACGCAGGTAATATTATTACAGACGATGTATTAAGGTCGTTAGTAGTTGCAATATACTGTTTAGATGTTGAAAAGATAGCTATCGTAGGTCATACCGACTGTGGAATGGCAGGAGCAGATATTGAAGAGATAAGAAAAGAAATGATTAAAAGAGGAGTAAATCCATACTTTACGCCAGACTTTGAAGCTTGGATGGGTAAAATGGATAACGAAGAAGAAAACGTGTTGAAAGGTGTCGAATTAATCAAAAATCACCCTGCAATTCCTAAAGATGTGGAAGTTGAAGGGCTTATGATTGACATTAACACTGGCGAGATTAAAAAGTTAATTTAA
- a CDS encoding Na/Pi cotransporter family protein — MFESALFETIAGVVGGLALFLYGMTLMGNGLQKVAGDRLKKMIEVLTKNKYMGVLVGAVVTMIIQSSSATTVMVVGFVNASLMTLYQAIGVIMGANIGTTVTAQLVAFKLTHVAPLIVASGVALYLASKKRKHLDTAEVLIGFGILFLGMAMMSAVLKPLAGTPAFEEMLMGLENPFLGIFVGFIITVILQSSSATTGLLLAVAASGGMSLEVAFPIIFGQNIGTCVTAILSSIGASRNAKRAAIMHLLFNLIGTSIFMILIYITPIITIIQSLSSTDIQRQIANAHTLFNVANTLMLLPFAGYFVYVAEKILPIQEDEREMKPMKYVDKRIVEETPSIGLLLISKEVLRMGKTVGSNIDYAMEALMNKDEKLVEKVRRKEKVIDYMAHELTVNLIELSNKSLSDEQHAKISVLTSTVTDLERIGDIAEEIAEKAQYMIDENLSFSEDAVKDLNEMYDMIVSTYARTMDAYKSTRLEVIEEVIYLENEVDKLEKSYRKKHIKRLKLKQCSPKAGIVFLDVISYFERISDHSSNIAKSVREAVHGN, encoded by the coding sequence ATGTTTGAAAGTGCTTTGTTTGAAACTATAGCAGGAGTTGTCGGAGGTCTTGCCTTATTTTTGTACGGTATGACTTTAATGGGCAATGGTCTTCAAAAGGTTGCTGGAGACCGACTTAAAAAAATGATAGAAGTACTTACCAAAAATAAGTATATGGGCGTTTTAGTGGGTGCTGTAGTTACTATGATTATTCAAAGTAGTAGTGCTACCACCGTTATGGTTGTTGGTTTTGTTAACGCTTCATTAATGACTCTTTACCAAGCTATCGGTGTTATTATGGGTGCAAATATTGGTACTACCGTAACTGCCCAATTAGTGGCATTTAAATTAACACACGTAGCTCCTTTAATTGTAGCTTCAGGGGTTGCATTATATCTTGCTTCAAAGAAAAGAAAGCACTTAGATACTGCGGAAGTTTTAATCGGTTTTGGTATACTGTTCTTAGGTATGGCAATGATGTCAGCAGTTTTAAAACCTTTAGCGGGTACTCCTGCATTTGAAGAAATGTTAATGGGCTTAGAAAATCCATTTTTAGGTATTTTTGTAGGTTTTATCATTACGGTAATTCTTCAAAGTAGTAGTGCAACAACAGGTTTGCTTTTAGCAGTTGCAGCTTCAGGTGGTATGAGCTTAGAAGTCGCATTCCCGATAATTTTCGGTCAAAACATTGGTACTTGTGTTACAGCAATCCTTTCTAGTATTGGGGCAAGTAGAAACGCTAAAAGAGCGGCAATTATGCACTTGTTGTTTAATTTAATAGGTACTTCAATATTTATGATTTTAATCTACATTACGCCGATTATAACCATTATACAAAGTTTAAGTTCTACAGACATACAAAGACAAATCGCAAACGCTCACACGTTATTTAACGTTGCAAACACATTAATGTTGTTGCCTTTTGCAGGCTATTTCGTATATGTTGCTGAAAAGATACTCCCAATACAAGAAGATGAGAGAGAAATGAAGCCAATGAAGTATGTAGATAAACGTATCGTTGAGGAAACACCTTCTATCGGTTTACTTTTGATTTCTAAGGAAGTTCTTAGAATGGGTAAAACTGTTGGTAGTAATATCGATTATGCAATGGAAGCGTTAATGAATAAGGATGAGAAATTAGTCGAAAAAGTGAGAAGAAAGGAAAAAGTAATCGATTATATGGCTCACGAATTAACTGTTAACCTCATAGAATTATCAAATAAGAGTTTATCAGACGAACAGCACGCTAAAATTTCAGTCCTTACAAGTACAGTTACCGATTTGGAAAGAATCGGAGACATTGCAGAGGAAATTGCTGAAAAAGCTCAGTATATGATTGATGAAAACCTTTCATTTAGTGAAGATGCTGTTAAGGATTTAAATGAAATGTACGATATGATAGTATCAACCTATGCAAGGACTATGGATGCATACAAATCTACCCGTTTAGAGGTAATTGAGGAAGTAATCTATTTAGAAAACGAAGTGGATAAATTAGAAAAATCATACCGTAAAAAACATATTAAAAGGCTTAAATTAAAACAGTGCAGTCCTAAAGCAGGAATTGTATTTTTAGATGTAATCAGCTACTTTGAAAGAATTTCAGACCACTCTTCAAACATTGCTAAATCAGTTAGGGAAGCAGTACACGGAAATTAA
- the cobQ gene encoding cobyric acid synthase CobQ, protein MAKFIMVAGTASNSGKTVMVSGICRMLANKGYKVAPFKSQNMSLNSRVSKENGEIAVAQYTQSVAAKVEPSIHFNPVLLKPKGNFISQIITQGKPYKNLDYNEYRYEKDFFIGKIKESLEYLDKNYDYVIMEGAGSCCEINLLDDDIANLRVAEMANADVLLVSDIDRGGVFASLYGTVELLPENWRKLIKGFIINKFRGNADVLTDGFKKITELTNIEVAGLIPYDESLILPEEDSQAIQSKKVFGNMRSPIEINVLKFSKIANFTDVDALSTDARIKFIDFDEDITGDMLILPGTRCSTLEMDKLNNSGMNEKIKEYVNTGGILLGICGGYQIMGTKLVDEDNVESEIGTINGLGLFDVITEFKSENKKVIKNSKGTLYIKSPENENTVSFEVEGYELHEGITQVSEFSDSEECELIRLSEGFGNNGKGFDGMVKSDDKSLLIGTYFHSILDNKEFKNYLLNLIIKRNNYNYTLSTKSSEDVFDENLDKLAKIIENNIKYDFEGIKN, encoded by the coding sequence ATGGCAAAATTTATAATGGTTGCAGGAACGGCCTCAAATAGTGGTAAAACAGTTATGGTATCGGGTATTTGTAGAATGCTTGCCAATAAAGGCTATAAAGTAGCCCCATTTAAATCACAAAATATGAGTTTAAATTCACGTGTGAGCAAAGAAAACGGTGAAATTGCAGTGGCTCAATATACTCAGTCTGTTGCGGCAAAAGTTGAACCTTCAATCCATTTTAACCCAGTACTCTTAAAACCAAAAGGGAATTTTATTTCGCAAATTATAACACAAGGTAAACCTTATAAAAACCTTGATTATAACGAATATAGGTATGAAAAAGACTTTTTCATTGGAAAAATAAAAGAAAGTCTTGAATATTTGGATAAAAATTACGATTATGTAATTATGGAGGGTGCAGGTAGCTGTTGTGAAATTAATCTATTAGATGACGATATAGCTAACTTAAGGGTTGCTGAAATGGCAAATGCCGACGTACTTTTAGTTTCCGATATAGATAGGGGCGGTGTGTTCGCATCTCTCTACGGTACTGTTGAACTTTTGCCCGAAAATTGGAGAAAACTCATAAAAGGCTTTATCATAAACAAATTTAGGGGAAATGCTGACGTTTTAACAGATGGTTTCAAAAAAATAACCGAGCTAACAAATATCGAAGTTGCAGGTCTTATCCCATATGATGAAAGTTTGATATTACCTGAAGAAGATAGTCAAGCTATACAGTCTAAAAAAGTATTTGGAAATATGCGCAGCCCTATTGAGATAAACGTACTAAAATTCTCGAAAATAGCGAATTTTACAGACGTAGATGCACTTTCTACAGATGCAAGGATTAAATTTATAGATTTCGATGAGGATATAACCGGAGATATGTTAATTTTACCGGGGACACGATGTTCTACATTGGAAATGGATAAACTAAATAATAGTGGAATGAATGAAAAAATAAAGGAATATGTTAACACTGGTGGGATTTTGTTGGGTATCTGTGGGGGATATCAAATAATGGGCACTAAATTAGTTGATGAGGATAATGTAGAGTCTGAAATAGGTACTATTAACGGTTTGGGTCTTTTTGACGTAATTACAGAATTTAAATCCGAAAATAAAAAGGTAATTAAGAATTCCAAAGGAACTTTATATATTAAAAGTCCTGAAAACGAAAATACAGTTAGTTTTGAAGTAGAAGGCTATGAATTACACGAAGGAATTACACAAGTTAGTGAATTCAGCGATTCAGAAGAATGCGAATTAATAAGACTATCTGAGGGTTTTGGGAATAATGGCAAAGGATTTGACGGTATGGTTAAATCAGACGATAAATCATTGTTAATAGGTACTTATTTCCACAGTATATTAGATAATAAAGAATTTAAAAATTATTTATTAAATTTAATTATAAAAAGAAATAATTATAATTACACATTGTCAACTAAATCGTCAGAAGATGTATTCGATGAAAATTTGGACAAATTGGCAAAAATAATTGAAAATAACATAAAATATGATTTTGAAGGCATTAAAAACTAA
- a CDS encoding formate/nitrite transporter family protein, producing MVDMNPPDKMTDIAGNAGQTKGNLSMDQLLLRGIMGGAYIAMGGGLATVVGTGIGAAMGAGFGKFMAAAVFPVGLVLIILTGMELVTGDMMLLPIAMFQKKTSFSKLMKVWIFVYLGNLIGSLLYAFLMAYGPLQSFDKTTGAATVNAFGQSAIATAEAKVLPYMAAGGMGWLAAMLKGIGCNWLVNLAVIGSMAATSILGKVIMIWFPIMAFVATGFEHCVANMYFIPAGMMLGAGVSVADWWMWNIIPVTIGNILGAVIFVAMVYHYAYSKKI from the coding sequence ATGGTTGATATGAACCCACCTGACAAAATGACTGATATTGCAGGAAATGCAGGACAAACAAAAGGTAATTTATCAATGGACCAGCTTCTTTTAAGAGGTATTATGGGCGGAGCCTATATTGCTATGGGCGGTGGACTTGCTACTGTTGTAGGTACTGGTATTGGTGCAGCAATGGGTGCAGGATTTGGTAAATTTATGGCAGCAGCTGTGTTCCCTGTTGGTTTGGTTTTAATCATCTTAACCGGTATGGAATTAGTTACTGGAGATATGATGCTCTTGCCAATTGCAATGTTCCAAAAGAAAACATCATTTTCAAAATTAATGAAAGTATGGATTTTTGTTTACCTCGGTAACTTAATTGGTTCATTATTATACGCATTCTTAATGGCTTACGGACCATTACAATCATTCGACAAAACAACCGGTGCAGCAACAGTTAACGCATTCGGCCAAAGCGCTATCGCAACAGCTGAAGCTAAGGTTTTACCTTATATGGCTGCAGGCGGTATGGGTTGGTTAGCAGCAATGCTTAAAGGTATCGGTTGTAACTGGTTAGTTAACTTAGCGGTAATTGGTTCAATGGCTGCTACAAGTATCCTCGGTAAGGTTATTATGATATGGTTCCCAATCATGGCCTTCGTTGCTACTGGATTTGAGCACTGTGTGGCTAACATGTACTTCATACCTGCTGGTATGATGTTAGGAGCTGGTGTTTCAGTAGCTGACTGGTGGATGTGGAATATTATTCCAGTAACCATTGGTAATATCTTAGGTGCAGTTATCTTTGTAGCTATGGTTTACCACTACGCATACAGCAAAAAAATCTAA